In the genome of Epinephelus lanceolatus isolate andai-2023 chromosome 18, ASM4190304v1, whole genome shotgun sequence, one region contains:
- the prl gene encoding prolactin: MAQRHSDGNKLLMTVLYMVAACSAVPINDLLDRASQRSDKLHSLSTTLSHDLDFNFPPIGRMAMPRPSMCHTSSLQTPSDKEQALQVSESELLSLARSLLQAWADPLVVLSTSANTLPHPAQSTISNKIQELQEHTKSLGDGLDILSGKMGPAAQLISSLPYRGGNDIGQDRISKLVNFNFLLSCFRRDSHKIDSFLKVLRCRAAKLRPEMC, translated from the exons atggCTCAAAGACACAGCGATGGAAACAAACTCCTCATGACGG TGTTGTACATGGTGGCAGCGTGCAGCGCCGTCCCCATCAACGACCTGCTCGACCGGGCCTCTCAGCGCTCCGACAAACTGCACTCCCTAAGCACGACTCTCAGCCACGACCTG GACTTTAATTTCCCTCCTATAGGCCGGATGGCTATGCCCCGCCCCTCAATGTGTcacacctcctctctgcagacACCCAGTGACAAGGAACAAGCTCTACAAGTATCA GAGTCCGAACTGCTGTCATTGGCTCGCTCTCTGCTTCAGGCCTGGGCCGACCCCCTGGTCGTCCTGTCCACCTCTGCTAACACCCTGCCTCACCCAGCCCAGAGCACCATCTCCAACAAGATCCAGGAGCTGCAGGAGCACACCAAGAGCCTGGGAGACGGCCTGGATATCCTGTCTGGAAAG ATGGGTCCAGCGGCTCAGCTCATCTCCTCACTGCCCTACAGAGGAGGCAACGACATCGGCCAGGACAGGATCTCCAAATTGGTCAACTTCAACTTCCTGTTGTCCTGCTTCCGCCGCGACTCACACAAGATCGACAGCTTCCTGAAAGTCCTACGCTGCCGGGCAGCAAAACTGAGACCGGAGATGTGCTAA
- the LOC117268255 gene encoding dual specificity protein phosphatase 3-like, with translation MKNKHSQQVKTAAPERLDMPSFEVTLQQLNDLLTDDSGFYSWPTKHFHEVYPRIYVGNAFVAMNVMRLKRQGITHILNAAEGNSFMHVNTNAEFYADSGIIYHGIPASDTDHFDISVYFEEAADFIGKALAYKNGKGKVYVHCREGYSRSPTLVIAYLMLRQNMDVHTALAMVRQKREIGPNDGFLRQLCRLNQRLAAEGKFWNK, from the exons ATGAAGAACAAACACAGCCAACAGGTGAAGACAGCGGCTCCGGAGCGACTCGACATGCCGAGCTTCGAGGTGACTCTCCAACAACTCAACGACCTGCTGACGGACGACAGCGGCTTCTACAGCTGGCCCACCAAACACTTCCATGAGGTCTACCCACGGATCTACGTCGGAAACGC GTTTGTGGCGATGAATGTGATGCGTCTCAAGCGTCAAGGCATCACCCACATCCTCAACGCCGCTGAAGGGAACTCCTTCATGCACGTCAACACCAATGCCGAGTTCTACGCCGACTCAGGCATCATCTACCACGGCATACCAGCCAGCGACACCGACCACTTTGACATCAGCGTTTACTTTGAAGAGGCGGCAGACTTCATCGGGAAGGCGCTGGCATACAAAAATGGGAAAG gTAAAGTGTACGTTCACTGCAGGGAAGGCTACAGCCGCTCGCCCACCTTGGTCATAGCCTACCTGATGCTTCGCCAAAACATGGACGTCCACACCGCTCTGGCCATGGTGCGGCAGAAAAGAGAGATCGGACCCAACGACGGCTTCCTGCGGCAGCTCTGTCGGCTGAACCAGAGGCTCGCTGCTGAGGGGAAGTTCTGGAACAAATGA